The genome window TGCAGAAATCCGCTGTGTGGTAAAGAAATTCTACACCTGCTTTACCGCCTACTTTGCCGAAATACTTAAAAGTATATCCGCTCCGGCAAAGGTTCTTGATAAGAAGATAACGTTTGAAAACTTGGAACTTATAGACAGGCATATGAACGCTGGACGGAATATCATTGCTTGTTTGGGTCATTGCGGAAATTGGGAAATGTTGAACTTTATGCCTTATAAACTTTACCACGATATGTATGCCGTTTATAAGCCTCTGCGGTCAGGTATAATGAACAGATTAATGATTAAACTCCGGTCACGGTTCGGAATGAAGTTAATACCTGACAAATCGGTTATACGTCATATTCTGACACAAAAATCATCCCCTGCGGTTTATCTGTTTTTGTCCGACCAATGCCCCCGGATAAAAGATGATAAATATAAATTCGAGTTGTTGAATCAGGAAACCTATTTCTTTTCGGGCATGGAGAAGCTGGCGCGTATAAGTCGGTCGGCAGTTATCTACCTGCATATTACACAGCTATCAAAAGGAAATTATAAAGTAACGTGTATCCCTGTATGCTCCAAAGCAGAATCTACGAATGAAGGAGAAATAAGCCAAAAATATGTTGATTTACTGACTGAAAATATCAAAGAAGAACCATACGGTTGGCTATGGACGCATAAACGGTGGAAAAGATAAAACAATGATCTGACAATTAATAATCTCAAAAAAATATAATTATGGACAGTTCTTAAAAATTAAAACGAAAGCCACTAAAAAATCAAGGATAGACTTAGCAATTGACTTATGATATCGTATGAACTTTCTTTTGATTACATCTTAAAAAACAATTGTATATGAAAGAATTATTCGACACGAAGTTATTCAGTCTATTGTCTGAAGCTTCAACAGTAACAAACCGTGAAATACAGAATGCCTATGGGCACTTTATGGAACAAATAGAATCTATTGGTCAATTCGAAACTGATTTCTCGAAAATCTTTCGATTATTGACTTATTCTCGTATAGAGCTTAAAACATTACAAACACAAATCTTATACGAGCAGGAAAAAAAATGCGCTCAAAAATCTCTATATCCAAAAAGCAATATGGTTCCTTGAATCTGAAATTGAGTTATTAAAACTCAAAATTCACTCCCCGCAATCACTCCAACAATCAATTGAGCAGACATTTAAATCTACTTTATCACTCATACCTAAATTTCCGAATCTGGGAATAATGGGCATGACAGAATTACTCACTTCTATAGAATTGTTAGGTGGTATTGATGATGCAGGTAAAAATCCTTCAAAAATAGCATTTGCCAATGTTTTTGAACAGAGTTTTGGATTCAGTTTCAATGATATTTATGATTGCCAAAGAGAGCTTTTCAAACGAAAGCCTTATAATCTGACTAAAACGCTTGATGCGTTGAAATCTGCTCTCATCAAAGAATACAATAAACGAAAAGCCCAAAAAGAAAAAGATGAAAAAAGATGATTTTATAACCGGTTGATATACTATTTCTTACAAATACGAAATAGAGGGTCTGTACCAGATACCTCTATTTTTATACCTTCATTCGTATGACCTTTGTCGTACCAATGCATTGGAATTAATCGAGTTATTAATTTCAAAACAAGTAGAATTATGTATATCAATAATGATGATTTTGACAAATGGATGGAGAAGCTATCCAAAAAACTGAATGAGATTGGTCAGGACTTAAAGTCACTGGTAAATACAACGGAAATATTCGATAAGGATGAAAAGCTATTGGACAATCAGGACTTGGCATTTCTGCTCAAAACCTCCTATCGTACACTCCAACGGCACAGGACAAGCGGCAAGCTTCCGTATTTTATGATCGGACACAAAACCTATTACCGGGCTTCCGATGTCAGGGAATTTATACGGAATCATGGCAACAGCGGTATGATGTCTGAACTGGACAAGCAAACGTAACCGCATGTATCCGCCTCTCTCCAACAAATATTTTTCTTTTCGAACGTCCCCTCACCAACCCCTTTGGGGACTTTGAAAAGAGAAATATTTCTTTTATATGTTGTTGTAACCGTTATTGCAAGCGGTTGTTAGTAGAATTTAGATTATGAGTTTTTTCAAGTAAATTCAATAATGATGATGATGGCTTGTTGAAAGATGGAAATAACTTTTAGCGTAGCGTTAAAAAAGTTATTCTGTCTTTCAATAAGCTCTCCCATGAACTATATCTGTTTTCCTCGTTTGCGTCTTTTGGCTTTGTGTTGCCGTTGTTTTTTCATTCTATTCCTTCTCTATTACTTGGGAATTATCCCTGCAACCTATAACTTTGCGGCTGCCAAATAATCATACTACAAAAGATGATTTAGATGCATGATTATACAATGGAAAAAAGCAAAGAATTATCAATAGTTAAAGAACTTACAAACGTAAATGATGACAGTCGCATTGCCGTAAATGACATTGGATGGACAAGCCGTGTTTATATCGTAGATAATGGGTTGTTTGTATTTAAATTCCTGAAAAACAGGGAGTATAAAGAGGAACTCGAACATGAGATAAACATATTGAAACGAATAAGGGAATACGAGTTTAATGTAAATATTCCTTTAATCAATCATATCGGTGAAGATACCGCTTACATTGGTTTTCGTGGTGTGGCAGGAAAGTCTATGACAACAGAAATCGTTCGTAAACTGAACGAAGAGCAAAAAAGAAAAATCGGCACTCAAATAGGCTTGTTCTTAAAAAAACTTCATGCTATTGATTACAAAGGTGAAAGCCCGAATGATGAAAACAGTATAATCGAATGGTTTCAAGCATCTTTCAGTAAGGGAAAGCGCACATTGGAAAAATATTTTAATGAAAAAGAACTCAATTCCATTGAAGAGCTTGTAACAAGTCTACCACAAAAATCGGCAAAGCTTGGTATAGAAGAAGTTTTTTGTCATGGAGATTTAGGTTATAATAATATTCTGTTAACCGATGATTTTGAGGTTGGCATAATAGATTTTGGCGATGCCGGAAATCTTGATAAATCGTATGATTTTATTGGAATTGAAGACGATACTATTTTGGATGCAGCAATATTAATGTATGGCGATAACGACGTTTTAAGGGAAAAAGTCGCCGTAAGACGACAATTGCTTCCGCTGATGGAAATGTTATTTCTGATTGACCGAAAAGAATGGGACGAAGTAAAAATATGTGCAGACAAAATGCGCGTTAATGTAATTTCCTAATGCTGATATAATTCAGCCAAGTTATAACTGCCGTCCTCGTTTCCGCTTCTTTGCTTTTAGTTGTCGTTGTTTTTCTTCCCGTTCTTTTTCTCTGGCAAAGGCGACATCTTCATAATTTTCGCCCTGTGGCTCAACGTCAAAAAGACTGAACAGGCTTGAAGCCGCATCTGTGATACCTGACATATTAAGCGATGGCGAAGAGGGCTTTTCCGGTTGAGGTGTATAGCTGACTTGTGTTTCCGGTCTTTCTTTTTTCACCGGAACATCATTGAACAGATTTTGGAACTGATTAGCCGAAAACTCTTTGC of Bacteroidales bacterium contains these proteins:
- a CDS encoding lysophospholipid acyltransferase family protein — translated: MKQILQTIAYKSIYGVVYAISLLPMTFLYAMASFTFFLAYHVIEYRKAVVIQNISRSFPDMKYAEIRCVVKKFYTCFTAYFAEILKSISAPAKVLDKKITFENLELIDRHMNAGRNIIACLGHCGNWEMLNFMPYKLYHDMYAVYKPLRSGIMNRLMIKLRSRFGMKLIPDKSVIRHILTQKSSPAVYLFLSDQCPRIKDDKYKFELLNQETYFFSGMEKLARISRSAVIYLHITQLSKGNYKVTCIPVCSKAESTNEGEISQKYVDLLTENIKEEPYGWLWTHKRWKR
- a CDS encoding helix-turn-helix domain-containing protein; protein product: MYINNDDFDKWMEKLSKKLNEIGQDLKSLVNTTEIFDKDEKLLDNQDLAFLLKTSYRTLQRHRTSGKLPYFMIGHKTYYRASDVREFIRNHGNSGMMSELDKQT
- a CDS encoding aminoglycoside phosphotransferase family protein; the protein is MHDYTMEKSKELSIVKELTNVNDDSRIAVNDIGWTSRVYIVDNGLFVFKFLKNREYKEELEHEINILKRIREYEFNVNIPLINHIGEDTAYIGFRGVAGKSMTTEIVRKLNEEQKRKIGTQIGLFLKKLHAIDYKGESPNDENSIIEWFQASFSKGKRTLEKYFNEKELNSIEELVTSLPQKSAKLGIEEVFCHGDLGYNNILLTDDFEVGIIDFGDAGNLDKSYDFIGIEDDTILDAAILMYGDNDVLREKVAVRRQLLPLMEMLFLIDRKEWDEVKICADKMRVNVIS